The genome window TGGAGCCTGGGCTCTGGTCAGTGTCGCACTCCTGTGCACAGGTGAACTTCTATGGAGACCACACCAAGCTGATCCTCAGTGGCTGGGAACCCCTTCTTGTGACTTTCGTCGCCCGAAATCGCAGTGCTTGTACTTACCTCGCTTCTCACCTTCGGCAGCTGGGCTGCTCCCCAGACCTGCGGCAGCGCCTCCGCTATGCGCTGCGTCTGCTCCGGGACCGCTGCCCAACCTAGGCCCCAGCCTGCAGAGCAGGCAATGACCCAAGCCCAAGCCCTCAGGCCTAGGGCCTTTGCCTGTTAAGGCTGTGGCCCTTGCCTTGGTGGCACTCCCTGTCCCTTTGGTGCCTCGCTGGGGGCTCTGGGCCAAATCCCCCAGGGAATCAGGGACCAGCTTTACCGGGGTTGGAGGCTGCCTATCCTAGCTGCCTCCTACCCCTTCTCCAAGAAAAGCCTGAGCCTTAGCCCCCAGCTAGGGGGCGTTATTTATGGACCACTTTTATTTATTGACATTTATTTATTGGAATATTAGCTCCAGGAAGGGCCTCCTTCTGGGATAATAAACCATTTTTGCAGAATTTGGAGGCCTCCTTACTCGCAGTAGAGCCCGTGGACCGTGGCCACAGCGAAGAGTGAGGCGTTGGTGAAGGTGGCAGAGGCCAGCCCGTCGTGCGCCGCGTCCCACAATGCACGGCTGACCACGCGCACACCCTGGCCGGTGCGCGGCCCCAGCACCACGTTGCACACGAGCTTGTAGCGGGGCGGGCTGAATTCGCGCATGCGTATGCGCACGAGTTCGCACAGCTCCTGCGTCAGTGGCCCGAGCTCCGTGCCCGAGTAGCTGGCATTGTGCAGTCTGGCGGCCAGTGCCGCCTCCAGGGCACCCTGCGCTCGTGGGGCCTCCCAGCGCTCCCCGGGCGCAGGCTCTGTGCGGTAGGAGGGGGCCACCCGGCGGGCAGGAGCCAAGAGCAACCCCGAGAAACTAACCCGCGAACCTAGAGGGGGCACTGGGCCCAGGGATGGGCGTTGACCCCCAGGACCCGTGCCTGGTCCGGCCAGGGAGTTACGGCGTGAAAAGGATGAGACCCCACCCAGCACGGAGCTACGGCGGGAGGCCGGGCCTGGACCTGCTGGTCGTGCCTCATCAATGCTGGGCAGGCGGCCTGGAGGTCGCACCGGTGATAGTTTCAGCCCAGGGTCTCTGGCATTCTCCTCCTCCTGGCTTGTTGGGTGC of Manis javanica isolate MJ-LG chromosome 4, MJ_LKY, whole genome shotgun sequence contains these proteins:
- the DYNLT4 gene encoding dynein light chain Tctex-type 4 isoform X2, with translation MAGRSVHPTSQEEENARDPGLKLSPVRPPGRLPSIDEARPAGPGPASRRSSVLGGVSSFSRRNSLAGPGTGPGGQRPSLGPVPPLGSRVSFSGLLLAPARRVAPSYRTEPAPGERWEAPRAQGALEAALAARLHNASYSGTELGPLTQELCELVRIRMREFSPPRYKLVCNVVLGPRTGQGVRVVSRALWDAAHDGLASATFTNASLFAVATVHGLYCE
- the DYNLT4 gene encoding dynein light chain Tctex-type 4 isoform X1 gives rise to the protein MAIQPKCGSSSRRSMAGRSVHPTSQEEENARDPGLKLSPVRPPGRLPSIDEARPAGPGPASRRSSVLGGVSSFSRRNSLAGPGTGPGGQRPSLGPVPPLGSRVSFSGLLLAPARRVAPSYRTEPAPGERWEAPRAQGALEAALAARLHNASYSGTELGPLTQELCELVRIRMREFSPPRYKLVCNVVLGPRTGQGVRVVSRALWDAAHDGLASATFTNASLFAVATVHGLYCE